TTCTGCTTACTCCACATCTGTTCCCTGATGATACTCCGACTCTATAATTGGCACAAATTACAAGGGCTGaaatgagagagagaaagaatatAAGTGGGCTTTCATAATTTTGATAAGATGATAAGATGACTTCTCTTGGTATCTTCTGCTTTTGCAGAAGAGTATTTCTGGTATTTTTGGTATTTGATTACCACTGAATCTTCCAATCAACCTAATTTTCTGCATAGCCTTCTAAAACACAATGAGATCTAATGAACTGAAACTGTaaactggaaaaagggaaaaaaccttgACCTCAATCAAACAAACCTATCTTTAAGAATAAAGTAAACTAAAAGACATCTACGGTAAAAACCAGGTAAAGCAGAGAGGAAGTCTGTTATAACAGGCACAGAAGAACACTACAAAGCCTCAGGTAGCTGCTAAAAAGAAATTTCCCCCTTCAATCAGAACTCTCTCTCCATTTCAGCACCGTGCCTTGCTGCACGCGGTAAACCGCAGCCATGTCTTCGGACGCTGAGATGGCCATCTTTGGGGAGGCAGCCCCTTACCTCCGAAAGTCAGAGAAGGAGAGAATTGAGGCCCAGAATAAACCTTTTGATGCCAAGACATCTGTCTTCGTGGTACATGCAAAGGAGTCCTATGTGAAGAGCACTATCCAGAGCAGGGAATCAGGCAAAGTCACGGTCAAGACTGAAGGGGGAGAGGTgtgtaaaatacaaaatttatgAAAAGCAGTTTATTCTCACTCTGGCTCTTAGCTGACATGCATGTGCCTTCCTGCCTTCTGACAGACCTTAACTGTGAAAGAAGATCAAATCTTCTCCATGAACCCTCCCAAGTATGACAAAATCGAGGACATGGCCATGATGACCCACCTGCACGAACCCGCTGTGCTGTACAACCTCAAAGAGCGTTACGCAGCCTGGATGATCTACGtaagtggcagcagcagcttcctctgggcagcctcagcagctgctgggccagcctcAGGGGAAGCCAAGGTGCTGTGTCCCTTCCTTGCAGACCTACTCGGGTCTCTTCTGCGTCACCGTCAACCCCTACAAGTGGCTGCCGGTGTACAACCCCGAGGTGGTGTTGGCCTACCGAGGCAAGAAGCGCCAGGAGGCCCCTCCACACATCTTCTCCATCTCTGACAACGCCTATCAGTTCATGCTGACTGGTGAGTGGCTCTCATCATAAGCATCAGATCACAACTGTTCTGTTTTGTCTTGACAAAACCCTCTCATGAAAAATGGAATAGGATTACGTATTGTGGCTAGTTTTGCTTCTGcctttttcattcctttctttctctgtgctgttgAGTCCAAAGTATTACACATGATCAAGATTCCTTTGTCATGGGTCTtaactctcttttttctctgctgctctaaAAGCAGTCTGAGtagcagaaaattaaaacaaattactgTATGCAAGAGAAGGAAAGGACTATAGACTGGAACAGGGAAGCAGCGTATGTCTCTTCAAGGGTTTTCAATTTCATGGCAAAGCATTATAGAATAGCAGAATGTTTTGTGCTGGAAGGGGGCTTTAAAAATGCCATGGGCCTTCCCTATAACATTTGGAGGAATGTTTGTGAATATGTTTCAAGAGAGTGTGCAAGTGCAAATTGCTTTGCAAGgaattgaaatggaaaaaaagacttagaagtaaacaaaaaaaaaaaggcaggtgTTTTTCTTGTCATAACTTATattaattttcagtatttttgagttcttcatttaaaaagtcTACTTGTTTCTGCCTTGTTCACAGATCGTGAGAACCAGTCCATCCTGATCACGTAGGTACCCTCCTGTGCGGGTCCCTGCGGGGCTGCCCGGTGCCAGGGCACCTCCTGCCTGACCACGCAccctctgcttctctcttgGCTTTGGCAGCGGAGAATCCGGGGCTGGGAAGACTGTGAACACAAAGCGTGTCATCCAGTACTTTGCAACAATTGCAGCCAGTGGGGACaagaaaaaggaggagcagACCTCAGGCAAAATGCAGGTGAGGTCCCAGGGCTAGAAACCTGCAACAACTCAATTTCTTGATGAGCTAGATCATGACAAGAAGACGTCTGTTCTAGGGGACACTTGAGGATCAAATCATCAGCGCCAACCCACTGCTGGAGGCCTTTGGAAATGCCAAGACCGTGAGGAACGACAACTCCTCACGCTTTGTGAGTTATTAATTGGTACAACTGCCAACACCAATTTGGATATTCTTGCTGTCCAGATTGGTGAAAGAAATCTCCATTGACTCTCCTTCTGCTTTCAGGGTAAATTCATCAGAATCCATTTTGGTGCCACAGGCAAACTGGCTTCTGCTGATATTGAAACATGTAAGACCCTTCTGGCCTGatcccccttccctccagccttCCCCACTCCTTGTGCTTGACTGTGTCCTACCTTCCTTGCCAGATCTGCTGGAGAAGTCCAGAGTCACTTTCCAGCTCAAGGCGGAAAGGAGCTACCACATCTTTTATCAGATCATGTCCAACAAGAAGCCAGAGCTAATTGGTAGGAAAGATCAGTAACTCCTCCACGAAAAGGTCATGGAACAACTTTGAATTCTTTTCTGTGCCAATTGCATTTGACCTGGCTcggttttgttcttcttttcagAGATGTTACTGATCACCACCAACCCCTATGACTACCTGTATGTGAGTCAAGGTGAGATCACAGTTCCCAGCATTAACGACCAGGAAGAGCTGATGGCCACTGACGTAAGTAGCAGAAATTTTCTCAGGTGAAGTTTCATTTCTCTGACCTTTAACAGCTGGGGTACTCACCTTAACAACTCTTTTGTCAGAGTGCCATTGACATCCTGGGCTTCACTGCAGATGAGAAAACAGCCATCTACAAGCTGACAGGGGCTGTCATGCACTATGGGAACCTGAAGTTCAAGCAGAAACAAcgagaggagcaggcagagcctgatgGCACCGAAGGTACCAACACaacccatcccagagcacaggagatAGTGAACACTCACTGAGTTGAAGGCAGCATGTGAGGGTCAGAATGATTGACTCAGCCTGGGCATTTCCCCAGTGCCAGTATTGTAGAATAGCAGTGGGTCCTAGCCAGAGGACTTCTCTGGAGGAACTCAGTTTATTTTGAATAATGCAGATTATAAGGTCTGGTGTGTCCCAATGAGTGCTGCCGGTAGCACGCAtccttttttaatctttcttacCCTTTTGATTTTTACTGGAATTGccctttaatatatttttaaaggaacagTGTTGTCTACTGGTCCCTTAACAACTGATTGTTTTGATGTTTAGTTGCTGACAAGGCTGCCTACCTGATGGGTCTGAACTCAGCAGACCTGCTCAAGGCCCTCTGCTACCCCCGAGTCAAGGTGGGGAATGAATACGTGACCAAGGGCCAAACTGTGCAGCAGGTAACAACAACCCCCTGCTTTGTGGATAGGTTATCTGGACTTTCTCTTTTGTCCTGCATGATAACTACACTCTTTCTGTTTTACATTTTAGGTATACAATTCAGTGGGTGCCCTGGCAAAGGCAGTATTTGAGAAGATGTTCCTGTGGATGGTTGTTCGTATCAACCAGCAGCTGGACACGAAGCAGCCCAGGCAGTACTTCATTGGTGTGCTGGACATTGCTGGCTTTGAGATCTTTGATGTAAGGAACAGGGGCTTATTAGCATGCTTGTAAAAATCAAATTGCTATGTGACAAATTACATCAGAAGGGATGGTGCTGGTTtgttagttttttgtttgtttgtttgtttgtttgttttagtttttaaataaatggcTTGATCTTTTATAGTGTATCTAGAGCATTCTGATTCTAACAGTGTTTTAATTGGAaataggtttttgttttgtaccTAGGACAGTGAAATCCCTacatgcagatttttttctgaaggcttGGGACAtgatttgaaaaaaacatttgtgGATGTTGGATATAGTGTTGTGGTGTAGACTCTCCTGTAACTGAATTAGCACAGTCTAGTAGATATCAAAGATGACAAAATTTGAGTTATTACAATTATCTAAGCTTCTAGagtaataaatatatatataaagttcAGGTTGACAAACACTGACAGAAATTCCAAACTTCTGGATCAAATAAGATGCAGCACTTACAGATCCTCCAGTGTTTGGTACAAATAGGCAGCACTGTTCTTTATCCATAACTTCCTTAATTTACATTCATAATAATCTTGGTTTGTAATTGTGCAGTTcaacagcctggagcagctgtgcatCAACTTCACCAATGAGAAACTGCAACAGTTCTTCAACCACCACATGTtcgtgctggagcaggaggagtaCAAGAAGGAGGGCATTGAATGGGAGTTCATTGACTTTGGCATGGACCTGGCTGCCTGCATTGAGCTCATTGAGAAGGTATTTCTGTAATTCACAATGTCaggtattttcagaaatgcagtCATTTTATAACTATTTCTAAATGCAGCTTGAAATGGTAAATATGATACTGCAGATACATCAGTTTGTATTATTTTAGATTTGTTGAACAGAGCAATCCCTGAGAGCAGTAATATTGTCCCACTCAGGAAGTTATTTCATCTCTGAGTCTTTTTACCTTTTCACCTTGTCCTCCCTCCTTTCTTGTGATTTCTCCCAGCCCATGGGCATTTTCTCCATCCTGGAAGAGGAGTGCATGTTCCCCAAGGCAACTGACACCTCTTTCAAGAACAAGCTCTATGACCAGCACCTGGGCAAGTCCAACAATTTCCAGAAGCCCAAGCCAGGCAAAGGCAAGGCTGAGGCCCACTTCTCCCTGGTGCACTATGCTGGCACAGTGGACTACAACATCTCTGGGTGGCTTGACAAGAACAAGGACCCTCTGAATGAAACTGTTGTGGGGCTGTATCAAAAGTCATCCCTGAAGACCCTGGCTTTACTCTTTGCCTCTGCTGGAGGAGAGGCAGGTCAGTTCCTTGAAATTCTTATTTCATGTTTATTTCTTGACTCTACCAGAACCATGGATATCAGCTATTGTTCTTTTCCATGCTCCATTCTTATCATGACTGGTATATAAGAACAAGTTGTCTGAACAAGTTGTAAaaccatctctttttttccctttttatttttggtgttCTTCAGAGGctagtggtggtggtggtggtaaGAAGGGAGGCAAGAAGAAGGGTTCTTCTTTCCAGACTGTCTCAGCTCTTTTCAGGGTGAGCATCAAAGTCATTCTCTCTACTTCTTTACTTCTTTtgtggtttatttgtttggggttttttttgctttgttttgttttgagttgAAGATCATAAATCCGCACTCTAGCTGCAATAAGGCCATTTAACTGCAGGTGTTGACATTTTTCTGTATCAAGAATAATTATTTAGTTATTCATAAATGAGCTGACATCAAGTTGGCTGAGGCCAGCTGAGGAAAATATAGATATATTCCCCACTCTCATAAAAACACATTGCAAAATTTTGTGACTTTCTCTCCTGCTGAAGAgtgaaaggcagaagaaaactCACATCAAAAATGGCTGTAGTTGGGAATTACAAATCTGTTAATGTTTTACAAGAGTTTTCTTACATCTGAAAGAGTAACTGAGGAGGTATTATATGTTAATTAAAAACCTTAATTTATGAACCCACAGGAGAATCTGAACAAGCTGATGACCAACCTGCGGAGCACCCACCCACATTTTGTGCGCTGCATCATCCCCAACGAGTCTAAAACACCTGGTAAGAACCCCAAGCACAAATAAAAAACAGTGTGATGCACCTATTATTCTCTTTGTTTTATCATGAATTATCAAATAATTGCCTTCTTGCTTAGGTGCCATGGAGCATGAGCTGGTGCTGCACCAGCTGCGCTGTAACGGCGTGCTGGAAGGGATCAGGATCTGCAGGAAAGGGTTCCCCAGCAGAATCCTCTATGCTGATTTCAAGCAGAGGTCAGTTTCCCTTCTGATTTCCATTCTGTCTTTCCTGACGACTTTTCTGCCAACTATTTTATCACCTGGGGATATTTTTTAACACTAGGTCTTTCTGGCTATAACTagaagaaaagggaattttgagGTGCATAACAAAAGGCAACatatatggaaaagaaaaattgttgaGAAATGAATAGTGTCAGGTGTCCTCACTAACTGCATCTGAGTATCGAAGCACAATAGAGCTGCAGAAGCCAGTGATTACAAGATTATTAAATGTAGGCTGGGATTGGTAGCAAAAGGTACTcaggtaaaaattaaaaaccatgAGTTCCTTGGCCATTTCATCAGCTGCAAGTTTCAGGGAAAGAGGTTTTTCTCCAGTACAGAGGGTATAGGAAAGTGGCAATGATTCTCTCAAACAATTTTCTACAAAATAGTTTCAGTAAAAGGATATGGATTGAACTCACTAGAAATCAATGTCTTCTTCATTGTGGCTGGTCACCTAAAGACTGGAAAAGTCTCCTTAAATTTTGTTACCAGGTTAAGACTTCATCAGAATGGTATCTCTAAACAAGGAAGGAAATTCCAATTTCCTCAACCTGGTTCTACTGCAAACACTGCTCTTAGTTTCAGTAAACAGAATGTTCTTATTACTAGACATTTTCCTAATTTCTATTTCCGCCAATTCCACAGATACAAGGTGCTTAATGCCAGTGCCATCCCTGAGGGACAGTTCATCGATAGCAAGAAGGCTTCTGAGAAGCTCCTTGGGTCAATCGATGTGGATCACACCCAGTACAAATTTGGACACACCAAGGTACAAACTCCCCCATTCACTGCCTGcctgggctttgctctctctACCTGACAGTGATGAGCTGCAACGTTCCCTCTCTCAAGGTGTTCTTCaaagctgggctgctggggctcctggaggAGATGAGGGATGAGAAGCTGGCACAGCTCATCACCCGCACCCAGGCCAGGTGCAGGGGCTTCCTGATGAGGGTGGAATACCGGAGAATGGTGGAGCGCAGGTACACCTTCCTCTTCTTCAGTTAAAGAGTCATTCTGCTTGGGGAGGAAGTGCTGACGTTCATCAGACTGAGAATATTCATTGTACATTTTAATTATGCCTCAGGGAGTCCATCTTCTGCATCCAGTACAACATTCGTGCATTCATGAATGTCAAACACTGGCCATGGATGAAGCTGTTCTTCAAGATCAAGCCCCTGTTGAAGAGTGCAGAGTCTGAGaaggaaatggccaacatgaaGGGAGAGTTTGAGAAAACCAAGGAGGAACTTGCAAAGTCtgaggcaaagagaaaggagcttgAGGAGAAAATGGCATCTCTGATGCAGGAGAAAAATGATCTGCAGCTCCAAGTGCAATCTGTAAGTATCGTTAGtgtatttcttcttcctcacagCACATAACTCTCATGTTACACAATAAAATgtctgagaaaatattttaacatgaaTAAGGGAAGGTAGAATTCAGAACATTGAGTGTTACTATGCACATGGGGCTGTTTCTCCAGGCTCACAATATAACATCCAGTGTAGTCACTGGAGGTACAGAATTTACAGTTAATAGAGTCTGTGGAGCAATTCATTTGACAACTTTCTCTGGTTTCAGTCAATTTTTTATTGACTGACTCTATGCCATTTTTTATGATATGTGTTATGTCACTTATCTTTCTGCAACCATTTTTCCAGGAGGACACAAAAACCCTCTTCATTCTTTCCCAACCCTATGTGTACCTACTAAGTCCATTGGGAGATCAAGGGATTGGTCAATATTTAAACATTACCTTCTGTATTTAGATGTTTGCTATACAGATTCAAAATAAACTCAGGTTCAAATTGAAACCTCTGATTGCACCTAGACTATATATCAACTTATCTTActcaaagaaaattatttcaaagtcaGTCTTGCCAAGAAAAGCTTatgaaaacataaagaaaaaaaatctctccacATTTATATTCAATACTTAACTTTGACAGAAAGTAATCTAAactcttgaaaataaaagtactACTGGATATTATCATCTTATccataagaaaaaaaggagggaataATGGATGAGAGCAAAACAATGAAATAGAATTAAAACCTGCTCTGATTTAAAAGAGTCTATGGAAAAACCAAATTcatagaagaaaacaaaaaagaataattccatgtttcttttcctcagtGAGAAATACCATTTCTCTATCACCTTTTGCAAACAGTTGTGATTATTAAACAAATGAATGTTTCTCTACTAGGAAGCAGATGCTTTGGCTGATGCAGAGGAAAGGTGCGACCAGCTcatcaaaaccaaaatccagCTGGAAGCCAAAATTAAGGAAGTGACTGAAAGGGCTgaggatgaagaagaaattaatgcTGAGTTGACAGCCAAGAAGAGGAAGCTGGAGGATGAATGTTCAGAGCTGAAGAAAGATATTGATGACCTTGAGCTAACACTGGCCaaggtggagaaggaaaaacatgCCACTGAAAACAAGGTATGAGGTAGAACCAGTCACTCGCACTCCAGAAAAGAGCCCTGTGCTATTACAGGACTTCTATAGCTGCTTCCTTTATTTATATTTGGTCCCTTCTTCTCAAAGGTGAAAAACCTGACTGAGGAGATGGCAGCTCTGGACGAGACCATCGCCAAGCtgacaaaagagaagaaagcccTCCAAGAGGCCCATCAGCAAACCCTGGATGacctgcaggcagaggaagaCAAAGTCAATACTCTGACCAAATCCAAGACCAAGCTGGAACAGCAAGTGGATGATGTAAGCACACAGACAGCAGGAACAGGGCAGGTATGGAGTCCAAtgtggctggcacagggctgatGGTCTTGTTGTGTTTAGCTGGAAGGGTCCCTGGAGCAAGAGAAGAAACTGCGCATGGACCTGGAGAGAGCGAAGAGGAAACTGGAAGGAGACCTGAAGCTGGCCCAGGACAGCATCATGGATTTGGAGAATGATaagcagcagctggatgagAAACTGAAGAAGTAAGTGTGGTTCTGGGGCACCTGAGTGCTGGGTTGCAGCACTTGTCTTGTTTCTTGGAGCTCTAACATGGTTCACTTGTCCCAAAGGAAAGATTTTGAAATCAGCCAGATCCAGAGTAAAACCGAGGATGAACAGGCCCTGGGCATGCAACTTCAGAAGAAGatcaaggagctgcaggcaagTCTCTGTTCCTtgccctgccttgctcagctgagctcaggcaggaggagggcacagctgtgaaGGGTCCCTGCTGTTCTGCAGGCCCGCattgaggagctggaggaggaaattGAGGCAGAGCGAACCTCTCGCGCTAAAGCAGAGAAGCATCGCGCTGACCTGtccagggagctggaggagatcaGCGAGCGCCTGGAAGAAGCAGgaggagccacagcagctcagatTGATATGAACAAGAAGCGTGAGGCAGAGTTCCAGAAGATGCGCCGTGACCTGGAAGAGGCCACGCTGCAGCACGAAGCCACGGCTGCCGCCCTGCGCAAGAAGCACGCggacagcacagctgagctgggcgAGCAGATCGACAACCTGCAACGCGTGAAgcagaagctggagaaggagaagagtgAGCTGAAGATGGAGATTGATGACTTGGCCAGCAACATGGAGTCTGTCTCCAAAGCCAAGGTTCACAATTATTTTATTGGTTCATTGAATACAACACTGGGTTGTATTCCACTGGGTGGAATACACTTGCTCCTTGCTTTCTTTAAAGTGTAGATGGTTAACGCATTGTTTTCCATATTCTAAAACACAGGCTAACCTGGAGAAGATGTGCCGCACTCTGGAAGATCAGCTGAGTGAGATTAAGTCCAAGGAAGAAGAGCATCAGCGCATGATCAATGACCTCAATGCTCAAAGAGCTCGTCTGCAGACAGAGTCAGGTGAGACACCCTCATCTACATGTGCAGGTCAATAATGTCGCAGGGGTATTGCAAAAATTAGTCTTCTGGGCATGTGGTTTTTTCAGCACACTATGTGTCACATCTACTGTGAAATGCTTGAAATGGGATCATAAGTTTCAGCATGGTCTAAAAACTCACTAGCTTTACATCTCCAAATGTTTGCAGTGTCACTATCAATGGCCTTAAAACTGTTGTGTATCTGCAAATTTTCTCAGGTGAATATTCACGTCAGGTGGAAGAGAAGGATGCTTTGGTTTCTCAGCTGTCAAGAGGCAAACAGGCTTTCACCCAGCAGATTGAGGAACTCAAGAGGCATCTGGAGGAAGAGATAAAGGTGAGAAGCCTTTTTCCTAAGTATATGAAATCAGTTAATCAAAAAGTTGAGAGGGACAAAAATAAACCCCTTAGATAACGGAGTGCAAGTTTTCCCATAGCAGCATCTCTTTCCCTTCAGTCTATCCATTAATTCTTTTGCAAATTCACACATCTTTCCCATAAGAACTCTTCCTAAGATCTTCTCATTAAGGAGATTTCCCATGATATTTCCATTCATTTTCccactgttttttcttctcaccAAGGCCAAGAACGCCCTTGCCCATGGCCTGCAGTCCGCTCGCCACGACTGTGACTTGCTCCGGGAACAAtatgaggaggagcaggaggccaAGGCAGAGCTTCAGCGAGCCCTGTCCAAGGCAAATGGTGAAGTGGCCCAGTGGAGAACCAAATACGAGACGGACGCGATTCAGCGCACGGAGGAGCTCGAGGAGGCCAAGTATGTGGGGAATGTCGAGAACACTGTCAGAGAGTAAGGATGGAAATTTGAGGACCCCACTGTGGCATTGTCGGGAAGAAGCCAGTGTTCTGCTTTGAGTGGGGTCACAAAGAGACAAAATATGATAGTAAGCAGGGACACgctggggaaaagcagaaagatccAGAATAGCAGAGAGAAGCCAGCAGAGAGGGAACTGCTGCAGGATTGTTCAAGAATTCAGACATGAAAATACAGTGGCTGTCTCGGAGGTCTTACACCTCTCTGTGAATGTGGATCACACAATACCAAGAGGCTAAGTTTACTCTTGTGAAAAACATGCTGCTTCATGCCACAGTTTTACTTATGATTACCACTTTCCAGGAAGAAGCTGGCCCAGCGCCTACAGGATGCAGAGGAACATGTTGAGGCTGTCAATGCCAAATGTGCCTCCCTAGAAAAGacaaagcagaggctgcagaatgAAGTGGAGGACCTGATGATTGATGTGGAGAGATCcaatgctgcctgtgctgccctggatAAGAAGCAGAAGAACTTTGACAaggtcttttggccttcagcaccAGCACTCCTGGTCAGAGCAGGGCCCCGTGATGGCCACAGCCCTACTCACCCCCCATTTCTCTTCAGATCCTGGCAGAATGGAAGCAGAAGTATGAGGAAAcgcaggctgagctggaggccTCGCAGAAGGAGTCGCGCTCTCTGAGCACGGAGCTGTTCAAGATGAAGAATGCCTATGAGGAGTCCTTGGACCACCTGGAAACAATGAAGAGGGAGAACAAGAACTTGCAGCGTAAGTCCCTggccctctgctcctccctggcctTTCTCACAAGCTTGTCTACCTGCCACACTTAACAGCTCTCGGCCTGTAGCGTTAAGATCTTGCCTGGCACCTTGATGCACCAGAGCCTTTCTCCATTCAGCTCTCTGCCTGACCATGGcgcttttctcccttcctttcagAGGAGATTTCCGACCTCACGGAGCAGATTGCGGAGGGAGGAAAGGCAGTTCATGAGCTGGAGAAAGTGAAGAAGCAGATTGAGCAGGAGAAATCTGAACTGCAAGCCTCCCTGGAGGAAGCTGAGGTACATGACTGTAAACACTGGTgtctgcaggaaagaaatgaggaaatagGGCTAACAAGGCCTGGGTTGGCCTCTCTTCTTTCTGGGGAGTGCAGAAAGCTGAGATCTCACTAAATATTTTGCAATTCCCTAGAATGGAAGAAGAACATTTATCAATGTTATCAATGTTTGTGTCGACTTTTCCAGGCCTCCCTGGAACATGAGGAGGGGAAGATCCTGCGCCTGCAGCTTGAGCTCAACCAAGTGAAGGCTGAGATTGACAGGAAGATAGCAGAGAAAGATGAGGAGATTGACCAGATGAAGAGAAACCACCTCAGAATTGTGGACTCGATGCAGAGCACCCTGGATGCTGAGATCAGGAGCAGGAATGAAGCCCTGAGGCTGAAGAAGAAGATGGAGGGAGACCTGAATGAAATGGAGATCCAGCTGAGCCATGCCAACCgccaggctgcagaggcacagaagAACCTGAGGAACACCCAGGCTGTGCTCAAGGTATGGCACAATGTGCTGATTTCTGACATCGCTaaaattttttcctctgttacaACTCTTTCAGTTCTAAGTTGACGGGAAAATAGGAAATACAAAGATATAAAACACACACCTCCCAGTCTGTTATATCTCTCTTTCCAGGACACTCAGCTGCACTTGGATGATGCTGTGAGAGCACAGGATGACCTGAAGGAGCAGGTGGCCATGGTGGAGCGCAGAGCAAACCTGCTGCAGGCTGAAGTTGAGGAGCTccgggcagccctggagcagacGGAGCGGTCGAGGAAattggctgagcaggagcttcTGGATGCAAGTGAGAGAGTTCAGCTCCTCCATAGCCAGGTCAGTTAATAAACATAGTTAATATTTATAGTATTGCTCCATACATGTAAATGAGCTTAAGACTGGCAGAGTTGTAACAGTATTTTGTTAAATGCAGGGGCTTTCACagtaaataagaaataataggTGATAGATAATATTAAGACTTTTGTTTTAGATGTAGATAGAGTATGAATTCCTGTAGACTACAGTATAGATACCTTAGTAAATCCAGAGAAGTTTGTGAGGTTCTTCCTCTTTTACTTGAGTTCAACACCTTTCACATTTCCATTTGAGACTTTAAAGGCAAATGTAGGCTGACCATGAGCAAAAAAGGACCACACCAACTCTGTCATTAATGTAATTTAACAATGTCACTATAAGTATTCTACAGAACCATCTCAAATTTTTATGGTCACTAGAGTGAACATGGTAAGGAAAGCattattgtaatttttcagTCTAAATTCCTTTCTTGTTGTCTGAGAGAAGACTTAGAGGATGCTCATGAAATACCAAAGCACATCATACCTGAGAAATTAATAACTACAACAGTAGTTTTCTTGGAATCCATTGTGACCTGATGGCAGaatctatattaaaaaaacccacttatGCTGTACTTGATATAATACTGCAAggtaacaaaaaaataaaaagtcatgTTCATGCTCTTCAACAGAACACCAGCCTGATCAACACCAAGAAGAAGCTGGAAACTGACATTGCCCAGATCCAGGGTGAAATGGAGGATACCATCCAGGAAGCCCGCAATGCTGAGGAGAAGGCCAAGAAGGCCATCACAGATGTGAGTTGGGTGCTCCTGGCATTGCTGATGGTGAATGTAGTCTCCCCAAAATATCTCCAGTCCCAAAATGGCTTTGACCTTTTGCTCTGA
This DNA window, taken from Molothrus aeneus isolate 106 chromosome 25, BPBGC_Maene_1.0, whole genome shotgun sequence, encodes the following:
- the LOC136566473 gene encoding myosin-1B-like, whose protein sequence is MSSDAEMAIFGEAAPYLRKSEKERIEAQNKPFDAKTSVFVVHAKESYVKSTIQSRESGKVTVKTEGGETLTVKEDQIFSMNPPKYDKIEDMAMMTHLHEPAVLYNLKERYAAWMIYTYSGLFCVTVNPYKWLPVYNPEVVLAYRGKKRQEAPPHIFSISDNAYQFMLTDRENQSILITGESGAGKTVNTKRVIQYFATIAASGDKKKEEQTSGKMQGTLEDQIISANPLLEAFGNAKTVRNDNSSRFGKFIRIHFGATGKLASADIETYLLEKSRVTFQLKAERSYHIFYQIMSNKKPELIEMLLITTNPYDYLYVSQGEITVPSINDQEELMATDSAIDILGFTADEKTAIYKLTGAVMHYGNLKFKQKQREEQAEPDGTEVADKAAYLMGLNSADLLKALCYPRVKVGNEYVTKGQTVQQVYNSVGALAKAVFEKMFLWMVVRINQQLDTKQPRQYFIGVLDIAGFEIFDFNSLEQLCINFTNEKLQQFFNHHMFVLEQEEYKKEGIEWEFIDFGMDLAACIELIEKPMGIFSILEEECMFPKATDTSFKNKLYDQHLGKSNNFQKPKPGKGKAEAHFSLVHYAGTVDYNISGWLDKNKDPLNETVVGLYQKSSLKTLALLFASAGGEAEASGGGGGKKGGKKKGSSFQTVSALFRENLNKLMTNLRSTHPHFVRCIIPNESKTPGAMEHELVLHQLRCNGVLEGIRICRKGFPSRILYADFKQRYKVLNASAIPEGQFIDSKKASEKLLGSIDVDHTQYKFGHTKVFFKAGLLGLLEEMRDEKLAQLITRTQARCRGFLMRVEYRRMVERRESIFCIQYNIRAFMNVKHWPWMKLFFKIKPLLKSAESEKEMANMKGEFEKTKEELAKSEAKRKELEEKMASLMQEKNDLQLQVQSEADALADAEERCDQLIKTKIQLEAKIKEVTERAEDEEEINAELTAKKRKLEDECSELKKDIDDLELTLAKVEKEKHATENKVKNLTEEMAALDETIAKLTKEKKALQEAHQQTLDDLQAEEDKVNTLTKSKTKLEQQVDDLEGSLEQEKKLRMDLERAKRKLEGDLKLAQDSIMDLENDKQQLDEKLKKKDFEISQIQSKTEDEQALGMQLQKKIKELQARIEELEEEIEAERTSRAKAEKHRADLSRELEEISERLEEAGGATAAQIDMNKKREAEFQKMRRDLEEATLQHEATAAALRKKHADSTAELGEQIDNLQRVKQKLEKEKSELKMEIDDLASNMESVSKAKANLEKMCRTLEDQLSEIKSKEEEHQRMINDLNAQRARLQTESGEYSRQVEEKDALVSQLSRGKQAFTQQIEELKRHLEEEIKAKNALAHGLQSARHDCDLLREQYEEEQEAKAELQRALSKANGEVAQWRTKYETDAIQRTEELEEAKKKLAQRLQDAEEHVEAVNAKCASLEKTKQRLQNEVEDLMIDVERSNAACAALDKKQKNFDKILAEWKQKYEETQAELEASQKESRSLSTELFKMKNAYEESLDHLETMKRENKNLQQEISDLTEQIAEGGKAVHELEKVKKQIEQEKSELQASLEEAEASLEHEEGKILRLQLELNQVKAEIDRKIAEKDEEIDQMKRNHLRIVDSMQSTLDAEIRSRNEALRLKKKMEGDLNEMEIQLSHANRQAAEAQKNLRNTQAVLKDTQLHLDDAVRAQDDLKEQVAMVERRANLLQAEVEELRAALEQTERSRKLAEQELLDASERVQLLHSQNTSLINTKKKLETDIAQIQGEMEDTIQEARNAEEKAKKAITDAAMMAEELKKEQDTSAHLERMKKNLDQTVKDLQHRLEEAEQLALKGGKKQIQKLEARVRELEGEVDAEQKRSAEAVKGVRKYERRVKELTYQSEEDRKNVLRLQDLVDKLQMKVKSYKRQAEEAEELSNVNLSKFRKIQHELEEAEERADIAESQVNKLRAKSREIHKKIEEEE